In Burkholderia sp. WP9, a genomic segment contains:
- the paaG gene encoding 2-(1,2-epoxy-1,2-dihydrophenyl)acetyl-CoA isomerase PaaG produces MSYEAIRLDIDASCHVATITLNRPDKLNSFTRAMHQELSAALDHVEASGARALVLTGAGRGFCAGQDLADLDFTPGAMTDLGELIEQHFNPLIRRLQALPLPVIAAVNGTAAGAGANLALACDLVLAARSASFIQAFVKIGLVPDSGGTWFLPQRVGMARAMGLAITGDKLSAEKAESWGLIWQAVDDAELANTATKLASQLAQQPTRAIAAIKQAMRAGVTQTLDQQLDLERNLQRELGASHDYAEGVQAFVEKRAPRFKGR; encoded by the coding sequence ATGTCATATGAAGCGATTCGTCTCGACATCGACGCATCATGCCATGTCGCCACCATCACGCTGAATCGGCCGGACAAACTCAACAGCTTTACTCGCGCGATGCATCAGGAACTGAGCGCCGCGCTCGACCACGTCGAAGCGTCCGGTGCCCGCGCGCTTGTGCTAACCGGCGCGGGCCGCGGCTTCTGCGCCGGCCAGGATCTGGCCGATCTCGACTTCACACCCGGCGCCATGACCGATCTGGGTGAACTGATCGAACAACATTTCAATCCGCTGATTCGCCGCCTGCAAGCATTGCCGTTGCCGGTGATCGCCGCGGTAAACGGCACGGCGGCCGGCGCAGGCGCCAATCTCGCGCTAGCGTGCGACCTCGTGCTCGCGGCGCGTTCCGCCAGCTTCATTCAGGCGTTCGTGAAGATCGGCCTCGTGCCGGACTCGGGCGGCACGTGGTTTCTGCCGCAGCGGGTCGGCATGGCTCGCGCCATGGGACTTGCCATTACCGGCGACAAACTCAGCGCGGAAAAAGCCGAAAGCTGGGGTTTGATCTGGCAAGCAGTCGACGACGCGGAGCTTGCCAACACCGCGACGAAACTCGCGTCCCAACTCGCGCAGCAACCCACGCGCGCCATTGCCGCAATCAAGCAGGCCATGCGCGCTGGCGTGACGCAAACACTCGACCAGCAACTCGATCTGGAACGCAATCTGCAACGCGAACTGGGTGCTTCCCACGACTACGCGGAAGGTGTGCAAGCCTTCGTGGAAAAACGCGCGCCGCGCTTCAAGGGACGTTGA
- the pcaF gene encoding 3-oxoadipyl-CoA thiolase: protein MNDAFICDAIRTPIGRYGGALKDVRADDLGAVPIKALIERNPGVDWRALDDVIYGCANQAGEDNRNVARMSALLAGLPTEAPGATINRLCGSGMDAVGTAARAIKAGEACLMIAGGVESMTRAPFVMGKAASAFSRQADIYDTTIGWRFINPLMKRQYGVDSMPETAENVAVEFSVSRADQDAFALASQQKAARAQQDGTLAQEIVGVEIAQKKGDPVRVLLDEHPRETSLESLGKLKGVVRPDGSVTAGNASGVNDGACALLLANQQAADQYGLRRRARVVGMATAGVEPRIMGIGPAPATQKLLKQLGMTLEQLDVIELNEAFASQGLAVLRTLGLRDDDPRVNPNGGAIALGHPLGASGARLITTALYQLERINGRFALCTMCIGVGQGIALVIERL from the coding sequence ATGAACGACGCCTTCATCTGCGATGCGATTCGCACCCCAATCGGCCGCTACGGCGGCGCCCTGAAAGATGTCCGTGCCGACGACCTCGGCGCGGTGCCGATCAAGGCGCTGATCGAACGCAATCCCGGCGTCGACTGGCGCGCTCTCGACGACGTGATCTACGGCTGCGCCAACCAGGCCGGCGAAGACAATCGCAACGTCGCGCGGATGTCGGCATTGCTGGCCGGCTTGCCCACCGAGGCGCCGGGCGCCACCATCAATCGCCTGTGCGGCTCGGGTATGGACGCGGTCGGCACTGCAGCGCGCGCCATCAAGGCGGGCGAAGCATGCCTGATGATCGCCGGCGGCGTCGAAAGCATGACACGTGCGCCGTTCGTGATGGGCAAGGCTGCTAGCGCGTTCTCACGTCAGGCTGACATTTACGACACGACGATCGGCTGGCGCTTCATCAATCCGCTGATGAAACGTCAATACGGCGTCGATTCGATGCCTGAGACCGCGGAAAACGTTGCTGTCGAATTCAGCGTGAGCCGTGCGGATCAGGACGCGTTTGCGTTAGCGAGTCAGCAAAAGGCGGCTCGCGCGCAGCAGGATGGAACGCTGGCCCAGGAAATCGTCGGCGTCGAGATCGCGCAGAAAAAAGGCGACCCTGTGCGCGTGCTGCTGGACGAACATCCGCGCGAAACTTCGCTCGAAAGTCTCGGCAAGCTCAAGGGTGTGGTTCGTCCGGACGGCAGCGTGACGGCCGGCAATGCGTCGGGCGTGAACGACGGCGCCTGCGCGTTGTTACTCGCGAACCAGCAGGCAGCCGATCAATACGGCCTGCGCCGCCGCGCCCGTGTGGTGGGCATGGCGACGGCGGGGGTCGAGCCGCGCATCATGGGTATCGGTCCGGCGCCGGCCACGCAAAAGCTACTGAAGCAACTCGGCATGACGCTCGAACAACTCGACGTGATCGAATTGAACGAAGCGTTCGCGTCGCAAGGCCTGGCGGTTCTGCGCACACTCGGTCTGCGCGACGACGACCCGCGCGTCAATCCGAACGGCGGCGCTATCGCACTCGGCCACCCGCTGGGCGCATCGGGCGCACGTCTGATCACGACCGCGCTGTACCAACTGGAACGGATCAACGGCCGCTTTGCGCTTTGCACGATGTGCATCGGCGTAGGCCAGGGCATCGCCCTGGTCATCGAGCGGCTCTAA
- the paaN gene encoding phenylacetic acid degradation protein PaaN encodes MTHPLFTKHEDTLQKALTAIETRGYWSPFVEMPSPKVYGETANADGEAAFKAHLNATFQLDQPSTGETVGAEVSPFGFPLGVRYPKADPATLIAAAAAAQRDWRAAGPQAWIGVCLEILARVNRASFEIGYSVMHTTGQAFMMAFQAGGPHAQDRALEAVAYAWDQLRRIPGDAHWEKPQGKNPPLAMHKRYTVVPRGTGLVLGCCTFPTWNGYPGLFADLATGNTVIVKPHPGAILPLAITVRIARDVLREAGFDPNVVTLLATEPNDGALVQELAVRPEIKLIDFTGSTQNGTWLERNAHQAQVYTEKAGVNQIVIDSVDDIKAVARNIAFSLALYSGQMCTAPQNIYVPRGGIRTAEGTLGFDEVAQAIAGAVQKLVSDPARAVELLGAIQNEGVAQRVGEAAKLGRVLVESQTLEHPAFAGARVRTPLVVQLDAATDHAQFTKEWFGPISFVIATDSTAQSLDLAGAIAAEHGALTLSVYSTDEAALEQAHEASIRGGVALSINLTGGVFVNQSAAFSDFHGTGANPAANAALADAAFVANRFRVVQSRVHVEPKAAPAVAG; translated from the coding sequence ATGACACATCCGCTATTCACCAAGCACGAAGACACGCTGCAAAAGGCACTCACCGCGATTGAAACGCGCGGCTACTGGAGCCCGTTCGTCGAAATGCCCAGTCCGAAAGTGTACGGGGAAACAGCTAACGCAGACGGCGAAGCCGCATTCAAAGCGCATCTCAACGCGACGTTCCAGCTGGACCAACCGTCGACGGGCGAAACTGTCGGGGCCGAAGTCTCGCCGTTTGGATTCCCGCTCGGTGTGCGCTACCCGAAGGCCGACCCCGCCACCCTGATCGCGGCGGCTGCCGCTGCCCAGCGCGACTGGCGCGCCGCCGGCCCGCAAGCATGGATCGGCGTGTGCCTCGAAATTCTTGCGCGCGTGAATCGCGCCAGCTTCGAGATTGGCTACAGCGTGATGCACACGACCGGTCAGGCATTCATGATGGCCTTCCAGGCCGGTGGTCCACACGCCCAGGATCGTGCGCTCGAAGCCGTCGCGTACGCATGGGACCAATTGCGCCGCATTCCCGGCGACGCCCACTGGGAAAAGCCGCAAGGCAAGAATCCGCCGCTCGCCATGCACAAGCGCTACACCGTCGTGCCGCGTGGCACCGGCCTCGTACTCGGCTGCTGCACATTCCCGACGTGGAACGGCTATCCCGGACTCTTCGCGGATCTGGCCACGGGCAACACGGTCATCGTCAAGCCGCACCCGGGCGCAATTCTGCCGCTCGCTATCACGGTACGAATTGCGCGTGACGTTCTGCGCGAAGCGGGCTTCGATCCGAATGTCGTCACCTTGCTGGCCACCGAACCGAACGACGGGGCGCTTGTCCAGGAGCTGGCCGTGCGCCCGGAAATCAAGCTGATCGACTTCACGGGCAGTACGCAAAACGGCACGTGGCTCGAGCGCAATGCGCACCAGGCGCAGGTCTACACCGAAAAAGCCGGCGTGAACCAGATCGTGATCGACTCTGTTGACGACATCAAAGCCGTTGCCCGCAACATCGCCTTCTCGCTCGCCCTGTACTCGGGCCAGATGTGCACCGCGCCGCAAAACATCTACGTGCCGCGCGGCGGCATCCGCACCGCGGAAGGCACGCTCGGCTTTGACGAAGTCGCGCAAGCCATTGCCGGCGCAGTGCAAAAGCTCGTCTCCGACCCGGCCCGCGCGGTCGAGCTACTCGGCGCGATTCAGAACGAGGGCGTAGCCCAACGCGTGGGTGAAGCCGCAAAACTTGGCCGCGTTCTCGTCGAGAGCCAGACGCTCGAGCATCCCGCTTTTGCCGGCGCCCGCGTGCGCACGCCGCTCGTGGTCCAACTGGATGCCGCGACCGACCACGCGCAATTCACCAAGGAATGGTTCGGCCCGATCTCTTTCGTGATCGCGACAGACTCCACTGCGCAGTCCCTCGACCTCGCCGGTGCAATCGCCGCCGAGCATGGCGCATTGACGCTCTCTGTCTACAGCACGGACGAAGCGGCGCTCGAACAGGCGCACGAAGCATCGATCCGCGGTGGCGTGGCCCTGTCGATCAATCTGACAGGCGGCGTGTTCGTCAATCAGTCGGCGGCCTTTTCGGACTTTCACGGCACGGGCGCGAACCCGGCGGCCAATGCCGCGCTGGCTGACGCAGCCTTCGTTGCGAATCGCTTCCGCGTAGTTCAGAGCCGCGTTCATGTTGAACCGAAAGCGGCGCCGGCGGTAGCTGGCTGA